A window of Pungitius pungitius chromosome 19, fPunPun2.1, whole genome shotgun sequence genomic DNA:
accagcagggggcgactcctctgctcccatagacgtctatgaggaaatgactccacttctgtgtagtgaccagcagggggcgactcctctgctcccatagacgtctatgaggaaatgactctacttctctcttgatttattccctcagtaaacattgtaaacatgaggcTCAGGGCTACAAAAATATATCGCCCTCTACGTAACGCTCCTTTCGTTCTGTCTTGGCTGAAAGTCCATCTcgttttatttctacatttagtGATTCCCTTTCAGCCCAAAGATTCTGAATCTGGATCAAAACTTCTCACTTGTGAACCCCGAGTGTCACTAATCCACAGCATCGTGTCGTACATCTGCTCACTGAGGCGTCGGGCCGGGctttgctcctcctctcctgcctcaCCAGCCAGCGGATAGGGCACAGCcacaggagggtgtgtgtgtgtgcgagtgtgcgtgtgtgtgtgcgtgtgagtgtgtgtataagaGCAGCTAGACGGGAGGACCACAGTAGCTTACCAAGTGATGATCTGACTGCACTCAAACGGAGAGCTGATCTCAGCACTGTGGACTCGCCGTCTCACCGCTTCGCTCCTTCGCCCTGATCTTCACATCCCATCTTTTCCGAGGGAGCTTTTATTTATCTGAACTTCCGAgtggagagcggggggggggggggcccgagggACCGTCTTTGGCCGCCGAATAACAGCGGCAGCATATGTTTGAATATAATTGGCTCTTTCTTGGTTAACCCGAAGAGTGAAAGGGGAAGATTGCTCTTCTTGTTGCTCCTCCGGATGACGAGGACGACTGCGGACTTTCGAAAACGCACAATGGAGTGACAACAACACAGAGAGACCTTGACCATGAACGGCACGGAGAGCGAGGCATTGATCCAAAGCTTCCACAACAGGAGCGCCCCGGGCGCCCCGCCACCCGACAGACACCCGTCGGCCGAGGGGAAGGACTCTTCGGCTGGATGCTACGAGCAGCTGCTCATTTCCACCGAGGTCTTCCTCACCCTGGGCATCGTCAGCCTGCTGGAGAACATCCTGGTGGTGGCCGCCATCGTCAAAAACAAGAACCTCCACTCGCCCATGTACTTCTTCATCTGCAGCCTGGCCGTGGCCGACATGCTCGTCAGCGTCTCCAACGCCTCCGAGACCATCGTCATCGCGCTCATCGCCGGCGGCAGCCTGACCCCCCCGGTGGCCCTGATCAGGAACATGGACAACGTGTTTGACTCCATGATCTGCAGCTCCCTGTTGGCCTCCATCTGCAGCCTGCTGGCCATCGCCATCGACCGCTACATCACCATCTTCTACGCGCTGCGCTACCACAACATCGTCACCCTGCGGCGCGCCACGCTGGTCATCGGCAGCATCTGGACGTGCTGCACGGTGTCCGGCATCCTCTTCATCGTCTACTCGGAGAGCACCACGGTGCTCATCTGCCTCATCACCATGTTCTTCACCATGCTGGTGCTGATGGCGTCGCTGTACGTGCACATGTTCCTGCTGGCCCGCCTGCACATCAAGCGCATCGCGGCGCTGCCGGGCCACGCGCCCATCCACCAGCGGGCCAACATGAAGGGCGCCATCACCCTCACCATCCTCCTCGGGGTGTTTGTGGTGTGCTGGGCGcctttcttcctccacctcgtcctcaTGATCAGCTGCCCCAGGAACCCCTACTGCACCTGCTTCATGTCCCACTTCAACATGTACCTCATCCTCATCATGTGCAACTCCGTCATCGACCCCATCATCTACGCCTTCCGCAGCCAGGAAATGAGGAAGACCTTCAGAGAGATCTTCTGCTGCGGGCGTTGGGATGTCGGCTGTTGATGATTCACAAGAGGGGTTCTTGCCTTTGGGTTGCAGAGGAAAAATACACAGCTGCTCAGAGGAAAATGTGGTTTTATTAATTTGGCTCTCAAGTGCAATTTGAAGCTTTGCTCTTCAGCCTGAATATTTAACTGTGGTTCGCTTCAAAATCGTTCCGTCTGCACACACAACTTTCCTTTTGttcactgtcaaaaaaaaaagatcagcgCGGTGATGGGTCGTAAAGATCTTAGCACCTTTTAACCTGGACTCTGGAACTCAAATGTCACGGCAGTTGGAGTGCGTCCAGCGGGGAGATGAgagcgtttggggggggggggggtctgatccACGACGCATGTCCCCCGGCTCCTGCGACGCATGGCAGCGGCTGCCAAGAGGAACTTCGGGACATTTGCTTTCCTTGAGAATGTTCTTTGTCTTCATCCACGGAGGATTCAGGGGGAAAGAGAGGTGCTGAATTGTGATTCTGTTTTACACCCTGAGACGGAGGAACACCTGTTTGTAGAGCAGCAGGCCGCGGCGTGACGCTCGCAGGGATCCATCAGCGAAGCCTCGGGGCGACACATTTACAGCGAAGAGGGAAAATACTTGTACACCTTTcgtacagaaaaaaaacagaaaaaaatgagtaTTTGTTTATCACTTTGAAATGGTGAAATGAAGAAAAGTGGATATTTCTCAGGCTTGTGTTAAGCGTTTCTGGTTTAGATGTTTTGTTGATTTGTGGGTGTGTATTTGTAGTTTTGGGCTCCGTCGTCATCAGGGAGGACCAGAAAGCTGCTTCAGTGCAAATCACGactaaaaaaaacccctccaCAGCTCCCTGACTCACCCGTTGATCTCCATCAAAGCGCCTGTGAACTGGTGGTGTGTGTATATTGTGAGTTTGCACACGTGGGTTGTGTGCTCGCCCTCGAGACGCACGTATGACATCACATGTATTTTTCTATAGATCCGTTTGATGTATTTTGAATCATGTTCCTGCACAGATTTGACTAACTGTATTTTTATGTGCTGCTTTTATTCTTGCCTTAAATACGTAGAGAGCAGCTTATCCTCCTTGTGGTAAGTGTTATTTTCGATattgccttttatttatttctgtctatcaaacacaaaacacaagaaaacgTAAGTAAATGAGTGTTTGCGTGGACTCTGATAAATGTGTGTCGGTATGAAGCCGCTTCAAAGTAACAAAGTAACTTCAATAAAGGCTTCATGCTACAGCTCTGTTTGTCGGCCTCTCATTTGCACCTTTTTGACCTCTAACGCGACCCCGACTCCGTCGACCTTGTGAAGACAGCGTCGCGCTCGGAGGAACAACTGGAGCCACACAAAGAGCGGCGATGCAGATGAGTGTGTTGTTATATGACTGCATTAATACGGGAGAATCATTCACACTAAAGTCAAGAAAACGCTTCCATCAGCAAATAGACATTCGCTGCATGCATCCAATAAGaaatctgatttatttattaataaccCAATAATAGACGTTAGGCTTCTAATGGAATCACAGTCCTCCAGCAGGTTTCTGCTGATCCATCGAGGTGATGAAAGGTGAAAGAAAAGGTTTGAAATCCCCGACATGTTGCTCACAGCTTTTCTTTCACCCTGAAAACAGATTTGAAGTGTCGCACCAAGcacaattaaatatattaacgGATTCTCAGATAAACAGGTCCCAAAATCATTTTCTACTAAAGCAATATGAAACAACCAAACACTTATTTCCTAACAGACCGGAAGAGGTAAACAGCGAAGACACAGGATGACGGATGCAACCTGTTACACTGTCGTTGCTTAGCAACCCCGGATACAACGCACGTTCTGCTGTGAGAATCATGTTTACCTTCCCCAAACATATTCTCCTGTTATTCTGTGAAAATGAAGCAATGACGTCAGTGAAAACACGACCAACTTTTAAGACCCAAATCCTACTTGTTTGCTTCTTCTTTAAAAGAGAAGCCGAAGGCACGGAGAGAACCCAGCCTTCGATGAACAACAGAAAATAATCTCACACGTGTGTTTCCTGTTATCGTCAGTGTCAATGGTTCATTCATCTCCGGCTCCTCGGTgcacgtaacccccccccccccccctcactgagggGCCATGCTCCTGAAGCCTCAGAGACTCCTGCAAGtcattcctcttcttcttttttttacacttcacTTACTGAAAAGGTTTCTCTCATGACTCGCGCTTCAGTCGTATTTTCATTACTCATCTGAGCCATGAGGAAAGTGTTTGAGGCACCAGGTGAACTCACTGTGGGTGAAAGGAGCTCCCATCAGAAGGATGTTTTACACTGCAGCAACATCTGGAGCTCTGAGctaaaagaggaaaacactcatgtgctgctgctgacagAACGTTGAGAATGCAAATATAGTGGATGAAAAGTCTTTGTTGCATGTTAATCTGTTTTTGTACGTATCAAGCTGAGATGTATGTTTGTGTACatgatgcatttgtttgtgttaattaaGTGATGCACAAGTTTTACCCGTGCACTGCTTTATATTCCATCAACGCAGGCACCCTTCTCTTTTAATTCTGCTCAATACCGCTTCCTTTGCAGCTCCAGACCCGACTAATACGAGTGCTCGGATCTTCCAGTTCTTTCCCGATAGGATTTGATCTTAAGTGCTCATTGCGTAGTTGCATTTGTTTGTACCTCCGGTGCTGTTTGTGACTGTTTGTGCACTAAGGAGGCAAACGGTTGCCATGGTCGCCATGACAACGCGTGCCTGTGCACAACCTGCCATCGCCCTCAAGagttttaaatccttttttgtCTGATGAAAATCAAGTtctttgacatttgaaaaaaaggaacgCGAGTAGCACACAGACAGCTGTTTGCGAGTGGAGAAGAACATCTGGGAGAGAGATTTGAGACCTGAAGCCATGCAAGCGGGAGGCGTTTAAATATATGTTCATGTCTGATCAGCTCTTTAGAGATGTGTGAGTTTAAGATCCAGATGTTATCTCGGTTTATAAAACACATAACATCTGGGAGATGGCTGTATCTCTTGTGAATTGACACAATACAACAATAATACATAACCAAGTCCTTTTGTAAcacatgtgttattttttgcaaacattCTGCTGTTGTTGAtagtgtcttttttattttgtatgttggTTTGAAACGGTTTCAAGCTGCAACCTTGTGGTCCGgaaggaaaatcatttccctCCGCTGCATATTTGAGATTTCATTTCGTTTACTATCCAACTTTCCACCAATGAAACACGCTTCGAATTGAAATACAAACGATTCGATTTGTTGACCCGACGACCCCAGACATCCCACGATGATCCCTGCACACCTTCACGTGGAGACAAAGAAGAACGCAGGATCGATGGAggagacctttgacctcttccatGCAGCCGGAGCATCTACTAACCGGCACAACTATTTTACCAACAAGAAACAAGCTACCAATTTCAGCGAAACGCCCATGAAGCTGAACACACAGTGCCGTCTATTATCGTATTGATCGGACATATTGAACTGGGAGATGTCAGCACTCAGGGATGCAGTGCAGAGTGAATCATCAGAGCGAAAagatttacattattattttgcaAATCTGTTCTTGAGGTTGGAGAAAGGTGGTCATGACATTTATTTCAGGGAGGGCCCCTTCGGGCTGTCAATCACGGCCAGATGCATTTACACGGAATGCCCACCCATCAAAAATGTCGCATTAGGTGGAAACGTCGGGACTCAAATGGATTCTGTGTGTAAAATCAAAGGCAAAATGGAAAGTTTAAAAAGTCGCagatctcctctctgttggaccCGTAACGATCTAAAGCACCTTCTAATGCTGCAGGTTCAACAGAGAGCCTCAGGAGCACTAGACTCCATTAGTGACGCCTTCGAACATCTGTAAAGCATCATTCCAGCACACGCCAAAGCAGGCGTTCTGCATTCATGAGCGGAACATGTGTCCAGAGGACACGCGTGGTGTCAGACGGGGCACCGTGTACCGGGCCAGGCGTTACCCTGGCAACCGTTCagaaacaacaaagacagaaacTGATGGGGGGCGGGTTTCCCTCACAGGTGTTAATGAGCTCATTCCAAAGCCGTTTTTAGCCGTCGGTACCCGCTGCGTCACTCACCTGCGCTCAGGTAACACAAACTctggaaaagggaaaacaagtGGACAACAGACACCTGATGCCCGTCCGTGGCGTTGAGTCGCTGTGTCTTCCAAACGAAGGTTTCCTTGACAACAAGCAGGGAGTTAGTGAGCGGGGACATCGAGAAACTGATGAAACAAGTTCAACAGCGTTCGGTCACCTCTGTGCCATGAGCGCTAATCACTTGGAGGAAGTACTCAAGCTGCTTCCTGGAAGCAGGAAGGGGGAACCAGAACCAGGGCCGAGGGgtacggggggggagggaggaggaggggggcgggactGCCAGACCCCGCAGCAGTAAAATGAGAGGTTTTTTTTGAAGGGAGGCGCTAATAACACTATTACACTAATACTGCTTACAGTAATAAAAGCCACTTATCCTCCTGCGTGAGTGCTTGAGAGGTGCTTGAGAGGTGCTTGAGAGGTGCTTGAGAGGTGCTTGACCTTTAGCGGCGGTGAGCAGGGCGCCGTGTCGAGGGCCACTCGTTCGTTTGGGGGAATTGTTCAAAGACCTTCTGGAACAGGCCTCGTTGGAAGCCCGTCTGGAGTGGGATCAGGGATCTCTTTTCTCTCACTGTGACCGAGGAAGGCACAAACATCGCCACGCCAGCGGaccgtctcctcctccgtcttaTTGTATTATAACTTATTATTATAACTTTATGCTCAGAGACCAGCGGCGTTTTGAATTAGAGCGAAGAGCGAACGTGTGAAGCGCTAGTAATCGTGTTTTCATCCTTGAGCCTGAATAGCTGCCACATCCACATTCAAAGACTTGCCAGGAAGAGAAAGTCTGTTGAACAAAAGAATGAGTGAGAATGAATATGAATTTGAAAGCGATTCAGCGCCCGAGAGCCTCGCTGAACTATTTCACCCTACAGGTGGTGTTTTGTTTTACACCAATGGAGAAACTGACGGAAAAAAAACTGacgaaaaaaaaatgttgtattttttacaTGTTAAATCAAGCGTGCTCTTTAAGAAAAACATGCTTGGACTTGTCAAAGGACGGCAGTGAAATAAGATCTGATTTTATATTTCCTATTTCAATTCTAACAGATTTTGTGGTAACAATGCCCTGCAACACCTCTGCATCTCCTGAACGAGGGTTTTTACCTTTAAACCCCTGCAGCCTGCTTCAGAGGATTTAGAGACGGCACGAAGGTCGAGGGTCAACTCGTGTTGCGGCTGCTTTCTGACCCTCTTTAAACCAACGGTGAGGGAGCGATCCGCCCCCTGCTCCTTTGCCGCGAGCTTCGAACGTCACGTGGTGCTTTTCAGGACCTTTCTGATCCACCACCTGCAGACTTTGTGCTCCTTTATAACAGTGTTCAGCCAGCGTTTGTGTGAGTGACGGATGGAGGGGCCGCTGGCTGACTTCACGCTGCGTGAGGCCGCGTGGGCGGTCGCTCATTCAAGCGGTTTCTTCTGCGGCGGCGGAgaagacggagggggggggggggggggggtgagctccGAGTGTCGCAGTGACACTCAAACGCACTCACAGCTAACAGAGAGCCGGTTTCAATGTCACCGTAACTTGTGACTCTGACCGAGGAGTTTGTTTCCACAGGAATCCAACAGTGAACGTTGCGACCTCGGCGTCTCCAAACGGACCGAAGACAGATTGGAACCAGCTCCACGTCACGGACTCTGATCTTTGTGTCCAGAAAAAACTCACATCATACAAAACATTATCCAACATTTCAACCCTTCATTAAGTAAGAAACTGTCAATTGTTTTAGACTAAATGTGTAACACCTGAATGTCCAGGAATCATCCTCTGATCTTTGTtcatattttctatattttaaataaaatacccctccctctctcccccccccccccccccactatatGGAAACCACTTCCATTAAGCTGGAGGGTCTCTCTGAGAAGGGAAAGGGGGACATGGAGTGAAAGGCTGAAGAAAAGCAATCATTGTGAGAAAAGTGAATGTGGCTGAAAACACGCCCCGTAAGGATGTGAGATGCCACCATCCATGTGTAGATCTGTGTTAGATTGTGGGTGAAAGGCTTCTGTTCAGATCTCTTCAGCTCTGAgatgtgatggaggggggggggaggtttttttatttctgtcatctGACCCCCcctaaatgaaacaaaacaaatagtaaataattgaaaaataatTCTTCTTCATTATTGGATGATGGATCAAAGGTTAACATTTGAACACTTTTTAATGATGGTGCAGTTAGCCTGTGTAGGTGCAGAGCACATTTACATATATACGTAGATATAGATGTAGATATATTCTTCCCCTTCAGCGCTTTGCTTCACACGGCTTCAACATGTGCAACTAACGACTTTTCTAAATTAACTTCTGCCAGGAAAAGAACCATTAAAATGATCACACCTCTGGTTAGAACTTGTTGAATGACTTTGCGACCTCTTTAAGTAGTTTGAAttacacaatgaaataaaacatgtggccCAAGGAGATCTTACAAGATACACGGATGGAGTATGCTTAGATAAGTGAGAAAACTGCATTGTGTCCCTTTTACTCAGCCGGGGAGGCGAGCGCAGAGAAGCTGTCTAACTAATAACAGTAATGAGCAGGTTATTACCCGCTGTAGAGCCGACAGGATGTTTTAgagccaacaaacagagctgttattgtgaagaagaagaagaagaggaacaaaCCTTTTACGGTATGTTTCATTATTTACTGAGCCGTAGTTTAAAAGGTCTCAATTGTTTGTTGCAGTTCTCTCTGGAcggtttgaatccatttgttcTGACTGAAGCAGATGGTTCTCCTCTCAAAAGCGCGTCCTGCAGCAGGAGCTCGGGTGGAGGACGCTCTCGCTGTGATGCACCTGACCACGAGGAGGCTGCAGGCGACACCATCAGCaccactccaaaaaaaaaacaacatattacTGCTTTCTGTGAGCAGGATTCTTGTTTAAAAGTTTGTCTGAATAGTTTGGAGTTTCCTCGTAAAGATGTCGACCCTCCTGCCGGCTCTCGGGGGGCCCAGACGCGCTgactcaccggggggggggctttgaccCGCGCGTCGGAGCTAACGGACGGCGGCGAGGAGCCGGCACGCAGCGGTCCCCCCGGGCAGTAAACCCGGTGCCGCAGAACCACACGCGTAGTCTCTGGAAGCACCAACGTTACATAAAGAAGTCGCttgcaaatgcaaaaaataaaatcctctaATCTAATCAATGGGAGGCATAATGGCTCCGTTTGATTAGCCGTCACTAATCGGGGTGCAGCAGCTAGGCCCATGCGGCATGCGTTTGGTGTTAAGCTGCATGAAGCACACGATGTCACCATCAAATGTTTGTCTCTCTGCAACGACCTCACAAACACTTTGGTTTGCGGTGATCatttcgtgttttttttttctttttcgcccCAACCTGCTGCTTTAAGGGGAGGAATGTAGGGAGGACGGGGGACGTAACAGTCATGTTCCAGCATGCAAAGCCTTCAATGGATCCACTGGTCTCAGTCTGCTGGATGCTCTTAATTAGATGCTTTTTGGACACTGAGGTAATGGCACATGCATCCGCCTCGGTACTTAACCAGGGAACATCAAAGTACACCTCCTCACCCCCTTTTTTTCAATCCAAATCATTTCCTCTTTCCCAGCACTCCAGTGAAattcattatctttttttttttcgcagaGGAAAAACATGCTGTTTCTCTGCAGGTTAGCTCTGGTAATGACGACTTTCGATGTGCGCGCAGGCTCGGCGCCGCGCGGCCAGCCTGCTGACGGAGGCCCGCTAATGCGGCGCACGCGCCTCAGCGAGACGGCATTATGATCCGCATCGACAAAGGAGCCGACTCGTTTGGGGGCCCCGGCTTTTACGCTGGAACACAAGAACCCCGAAGACCCGAATGCACCAGCTATTCTTCTCGCCGTGTTCATCGCCACTTTCGGTGTGAAATGGTGTCGTGATGCTGAATTTAAGACAAACAGACTGAGCCTTCACGGCTGACTCACTTCACAGTCAACGGACTTCAAATAACTCATTTACCTAACAAATTGTTTGTGATGGCCACAAacaacccacaatgcaacactgTCTGCAGACTCTATTACCAACACGTTACTGTCTGCTCCACAAATACATGAACATCACACACTCACATTGGATTTCAGGTTGTTATGGTGCTTTTTTAAAAGTGAAACAGTGCGCAGCTGAGTCATTGAAAGTCGAACACAGAAGGACTTGTCGTTGGGATGGTGACAATCTATGAATACATTTATCAGTGTGACGCTTTCTTAAAGTTCAGATCCATTAGTATGTTTTTATGTGAGTCTCTATCTTCCCAGTGGTTCTCCTCATGTATCTGCATGTAGGCACCAGAATGAAGTCCGTACCGGATCGCAGTGTGTACTTTGTGTTACATCAGttcccctccagcagcagaaaTCTAATGAGACACAAGTCAGAGGTCCCGGCGCTGTTCAGGGAAAGAGAGTTTAACGCATCGACTATTTTGAAAGTTCTACATAATTTCTAGATTCCCATTTGCATCTTGCTGAGATTCATAGATGATTCGAGGCAGTTTGAATATCTTCAAATGATAATTTTAACTGTTTATCTGACATGTTTTCCTCAGGCAAGTAactttatattgcatttttCACCAGCTACAGACTACAAACTCATGCAGAATGAACTCATTTATTGGTTTGCTTTGGGTAAACTGAAAAGGTCATCTTCACCTCCGAGACTCATTAAGAAAGTGAGACGGCTTGTTTGCCCAAATCTGTAAAACTAATCCAATTCCTGAAAGAATCGATATTGAGAATTTGATGGATGCACAGGGGGCCTGAATGTgggaaacaaacagcagagagaTGCTCCGCCAGTCTGTTCACGTAACACAAAAACGTTCTTTACAAAGTTACGTGGAGGCTGAAAAACACGAGGGGGGAGCAGGGCACGTGAGGAGCCACGTCTGATGTCTCTCATTCTATTCCATGAGGAGAGGAACACGGGAGCCAGCGACTCAACACCCTTTCATTTTATGAATTACTCTCAAAgcagtgtgtttgtctttgctccTTCTCAGGAGGCATTTGTCCATTCAGGAGTTACACAACAGGCCTAAACTGAACAACATGAGACACTCCCACAGCCATCGAACATCACAGCATGCGGTTTAATTAACAAAGCATTTCATTATCAGTCAAAGAGACCAAAACACAGAGACTTTGAAAACAGCTACAAAGAAACATGAGAGATGATACAGTTAAAAGAGACTTTGAGTGACAAAGTGATGGAATGTGTTACAGAGCAACTCAAAGCAACACATGCAGGAGGAAAGTggtgtctctctttgtgtgcgtCTGAAGGAGGATTTCCCTCATTGATTCCTCTGATTGATCAGAGATTTGGGTTGGAGTGAAGGCTGTAATACATGTATGGGTCTTTCTGTGAGCTCTACGATAACAGTTTTGGAAAAATCAAAATTGTGAAACTAATAGAAACCGCTTTTATCATTTGATGTCTCTTACAGCGTGCGTGTAGTCTTCAGTCACTTTTTATATCTTGTTAAATCACACGGTCGAGCTCAAGCTGGATGGGCAGCAGGAAGTCTCATTTCCTCCACATTCCCTCTGACCTCTTAGAGGCTCGAGCGGCACGTTTTTTAAGGACCAGCGGAGTCGTCAGGAGTCCTGTGACGTGACACTTTGCTCCTCAGGATCGCTGGGAATCGTCTGCTGTGCACATTCTGGTTTCAGAAGTGACACCCCGGTGACCGTGtctttattcatatttaaaaagacaTGTAAGGTGATGCCAGGTGTGAATATCTCTTCTTTCTCATTCTccttcatctttctttttttaaggaagAGACGGCGCGACCCTCGAAAAAAAGCCAGAGAATATTAATGCTGCTCGACCTGAAGGGAATCCCAATGAAGCGGTGCTGACTGACCATCAGACATCTCAGAGGAGAACAAATAAAAGCTGTAGAAATATTAAATCATCTGTGGCATGTGAGATTTGCAAGGGAAGTTCAAGACAAAACACCCGGGCTGCGAGTGACGCATTCACACCTGAGGAAGGAAGGGTCGATACGGAGTGGATCAGAGAGACGCGTCTCTCTCTTAAAGATAACACAGCTGAACCTTACACGAATGACATGTTATTGCCTCCGCCTCGGTCGTGATGGAGCATATTACAcacatgtttccatggtgacggtGAGTAATTCGCTGAGATCTTCAACCATCGTTCAATCTTCTGCTGCTCTCTGGTGGACGCATGGCAAAGCTGCACggtaaaaaggttttaaaatgtattatgcatgttttatttcaccaaTAAATCATCAAACTGAACACAGTCAAATCTAATATAATATGTTTAAGCACATCTATAAATGAGAACCAAGTTAAATGGTATATTTAACTGTTtttaatttaagaaaaaataataagtaataataaAGAAACACGATTGCTGTGCAAGAAACAAATTAAGATAGCAAATGATAAATGAAGGCAATGTAGGCTATGAGAGAAAAAACGATTTGGTTTCATTAAcctcattacattttttcctcGTTTAACAGTTAGAAAACACAATGTGCTTAATTGTGGAATCATTTTAGACGTAATAtttaaagcaaagcaaataAATGTCACGCGGTGATATTTTAATTGAACATCAGTACGTGTAGAATCATCCAGATTTCAGTGATATAGTAATTCAGCAGGTTGTTTGAGCGCTCCAGTGGTGCTCCTGCCGCTGCGGCCCGGTGGGAAACGTTATTAAAAGCCGGCCTGTATTTCATTGGCCAACGACCGGATGGCGGAATGTGATTGGTCCACCAGTGGTCCGCTCGCTAACCTGTCCGACCGGAAACACGGCCGCCTAGCGAACGCGGTACCTCAATAGATGAGGCGTCGCATTGCTAAAGCTTAATTATCGTTACTCTGTTTACACAATTTACGTCGCTGAAATTTTAGACTTTTGA
This region includes:
- the mc4r gene encoding melanocortin receptor 4 produces the protein MNGTESEALIQSFHNRSAPGAPPPDRHPSAEGKDSSAGCYEQLLISTEVFLTLGIVSLLENILVVAAIVKNKNLHSPMYFFICSLAVADMLVSVSNASETIVIALIAGGSLTPPVALIRNMDNVFDSMICSSLLASICSLLAIAIDRYITIFYALRYHNIVTLRRATLVIGSIWTCCTVSGILFIVYSESTTVLICLITMFFTMLVLMASLYVHMFLLARLHIKRIAALPGHAPIHQRANMKGAITLTILLGVFVVCWAPFFLHLVLMISCPRNPYCTCFMSHFNMYLILIMCNSVIDPIIYAFRSQEMRKTFREIFCCGRWDVGC